In a genomic window of Gemmatimonadaceae bacterium:
- the hemW gene encoding radical SAM family heme chaperone HemW has translation MLPRHLYVHVPFCARRCVYCDFSIAVRRDVPVDDYVSAVARELEIRFAGAERFGEVSTLYLGGGTPSRLGGAGVSRLLEMLTRRIEFAPDAEVTLEANPDDVTSETAKAWRNAGVNRLSIGAQSFDDGVLSWMHRTHDASQIGRAVDAARRAGIDDVSVDLIFSLPEKTQRSWAADLEQALALEPTHVSLYGLTIEPHTPLGRWRQRGEVDESPDERYEAEFLTAHETLAAAGFDHYEVSNFARPGRRARHNSSYWKRVPYTGIGPSSHGFDGTERRWNEAAYAEWCRLLAEGSDPLAGRELLTAEDVAAERVYLGLRTIDGLTLTTDEITRVSPWVEHGWALLRDGDRAVLTPQGWLRLDALAADLTVERSRYYV, from the coding sequence GTGCTCCCTCGCCATCTGTACGTCCACGTTCCGTTCTGCGCGCGACGCTGCGTGTACTGCGATTTCTCGATCGCGGTTCGCCGCGACGTGCCGGTGGACGACTACGTGTCGGCGGTCGCCAGGGAGTTGGAGATTCGATTCGCGGGCGCAGAGCGTTTCGGGGAGGTCTCGACGCTGTATCTCGGCGGCGGCACGCCGTCGAGGCTCGGCGGGGCGGGCGTTTCGAGATTGCTCGAGATGCTCACGAGACGAATCGAGTTCGCGCCCGATGCCGAGGTGACGCTCGAGGCGAATCCCGACGATGTCACGTCCGAGACGGCCAAAGCGTGGCGCAACGCCGGCGTCAATCGACTGTCGATCGGCGCGCAGTCGTTCGACGACGGCGTTCTGTCATGGATGCACCGCACGCATGACGCGTCACAGATTGGTCGCGCGGTCGACGCCGCGAGGCGCGCCGGGATCGATGACGTTTCCGTCGACCTGATCTTCTCCCTGCCCGAAAAGACTCAACGCTCGTGGGCGGCCGATCTGGAGCAGGCACTCGCGCTCGAGCCGACCCACGTGTCCTTGTACGGTCTCACCATCGAGCCTCACACGCCGTTGGGGAGATGGCGTCAAAGGGGAGAGGTCGATGAATCGCCGGACGAGCGCTACGAGGCCGAGTTTCTGACGGCGCACGAGACGCTTGCCGCAGCGGGCTTCGACCACTACGAGGTCTCGAACTTCGCGCGACCTGGGCGTCGCGCGCGGCACAACTCGTCGTACTGGAAGCGAGTACCGTACACCGGCATCGGGCCCTCGTCGCACGGCTTCGACGGAACCGAACGGCGGTGGAACGAGGCCGCCTATGCCGAATGGTGCCGTTTGCTCGCTGAAGGATCCGACCCTCTGGCCGGCCGCGAGCTTCTCACCGCGGAGGACGTGGCGGCCGAGCGAGTTTACCTGGGTCTCCGAACGATCGATGGATTGACCCTCACAACCGACGAAATCACACGCGTTTCCCCGTGGGTTGAGCACGGGTGGGCGCTGTTGCGCGATGGTGACCGCGCGGTCCTGACCCCGCAGGGGTGGCTCCGGCTGGACGCCCTCGCGGCCGACTTGACAGTCGAGCGAAGTCGTTACTATGTTTGA
- the hrcA gene encoding heat-inducible transcriptional repressor HrcA, which yields MASEQLNKRERRVLEAVIRSYVETAEPAGSRTLSKRFGLGVSPATIRNTMSDLENKGFLFHPHTSAGRVPTNKAYRAYVDSLLSLPPLRAVETERLIEEITGANASPIEMVLRRAAQTLGVLTQELGVALGPRLDHSILRRLELVRVSSERMLMVLTLDGGMVRTVFVEVPVDIADTALGAVTAVLNERLAGLTLGQIRGSLPERLRDSSSDPRAAELLNIFVQEGEQLFEAAMPISDAQPVLFGSTSSLTEQPEFSAADRLRRLLELTETPHALGETMRKRVHAPGISITIGAEHDDPRLEDFTVVTAEYHIGPLAGVIGVIGPTRMPYDKVIALVSHTSRLLSDLLE from the coding sequence ATGGCATCAGAGCAGCTCAACAAGCGTGAGCGCCGCGTGCTCGAGGCCGTGATCCGAAGTTACGTGGAGACTGCGGAGCCGGCGGGCTCGCGGACTCTCTCCAAGCGGTTCGGTCTCGGCGTGTCCCCGGCGACGATCCGCAACACGATGAGCGACCTCGAAAACAAGGGGTTTCTCTTCCATCCGCACACGTCGGCGGGGCGCGTTCCGACGAACAAGGCCTACCGCGCGTACGTCGATTCGCTCTTGAGCTTGCCGCCGCTCCGGGCGGTGGAAACCGAACGTCTGATCGAAGAGATCACGGGCGCCAACGCGTCTCCGATCGAGATGGTGCTTCGACGCGCCGCGCAGACGCTCGGCGTTCTGACACAGGAATTGGGCGTCGCTCTCGGACCCCGTCTCGATCACTCCATCTTGCGTCGGCTCGAGCTGGTACGAGTGAGCAGCGAGCGAATGCTCATGGTGCTCACGCTCGACGGCGGCATGGTGCGTACGGTGTTCGTCGAGGTTCCGGTCGACATCGCCGACACAGCGCTCGGCGCCGTGACGGCGGTGCTCAATGAGCGCCTGGCCGGTCTGACACTCGGCCAGATTCGCGGATCGCTGCCGGAGCGACTGCGCGACAGCAGCTCCGATCCACGCGCCGCGGAGCTGTTGAACATCTTCGTGCAAGAAGGCGAACAGTTGTTCGAGGCGGCGATGCCGATCTCCGACGCGCAGCCCGTACTGTTCGGCTCGACGTCGTCGCTCACGGAACAGCCCGAGTTTTCGGCCGCCGATCGGCTGCGCCGTCTGCTGGAGCTGACCGAAACGCCGCACGCGCTGGGTGAGACGATGCGCAAGCGCGTGCACGCGCCTGGCATCTCGATCACGATCGGCGCGGAACACGACGACCCGCGGCTGGAAGACTTCACCGTCGTCACGGCGGAGTATCACATCGGACCGTTGGCGGGCGTGATCGGCGTGATCGGTCCGACGCGCATGCCGTACGACAAGGTGATCGCGCTGGTGAGCCATACGTCGCGACTGCTCAGCGACCTTCTCGAGTAA